One window from the genome of Tachypleus tridentatus isolate NWPU-2018 chromosome 11, ASM421037v1, whole genome shotgun sequence encodes:
- the LOC143232261 gene encoding peptide methionine sulfoxide reductase MsrB-like isoform X1, whose protein sequence is MQNGGRDGSSHPDSSRNEYTKEKLKKHLTHLQYHVTQEGGTERAFTGKYYKLKDNGKYACVVCGDELFSSETKYHSGCGWPAFWDVVDKSKVTFKNDLSHVGGNLLLLAIKPGLARTEVSCRNCGAHLGHVFDDGPKPTGKRYCINSASLEFKKENIKEGSSEQNEINKDNFDGLPK, encoded by the exons ATGCAGAATGGTGGCAGAGATGGCTCTAGCCATCCTGATTCATCAAGAAATGAGTACACAAAGGAAAAGTTAAAGAAACATCTTACACACCTTCAATATCATGTGACCCAAGAAGGAGGCACAGAACG TGCTTTTACTGGAAAGTACTATAAGCTAAAAGACAATGGAAAGTATGCCTGTGTAGTATGTGGAGATGAGCTTTTTTCATCAGAAACCAAGTATCATTCTGGGTGTGGTTGGCCTGCATTCTGGGATGTTGTAGATAAAAGCAAAGTCACCTTCAAAAATGACTTATCTCATG TGGGTGGAAATCTACTTCTGCTTGCTATTAAACCAGGTCTTGCGAGGACAGAAGTTTCCTGTCGCAATTGTGGTGCCCATCTTGGCCACGTGTTTGACGATGGACCTAAACCAACAGGCAAGAGATATTGTATCAACTCAGCATCCCTGgagtttaagaaagaaaacatcaAAGAGGGCTCTTCtgaacaaaatgaaattaataaagataattttgatgGTTTGCCAAAATAA
- the LOC143232261 gene encoding peptide methionine sulfoxide reductase MsrB-like isoform X2: MQNGGRDGSSHPDSSRNEYTKEKLKKHLTHLQYHVTQEGGTERAFTGKYYKLKDNGKYACVVCGDELFSSETKYHSGCGWPAFWDVVDKSKVTFKNDLSHGLARTEVSCRNCGAHLGHVFDDGPKPTGKRYCINSASLEFKKENIKEGSSEQNEINKDNFDGLPK, from the exons ATGCAGAATGGTGGCAGAGATGGCTCTAGCCATCCTGATTCATCAAGAAATGAGTACACAAAGGAAAAGTTAAAGAAACATCTTACACACCTTCAATATCATGTGACCCAAGAAGGAGGCACAGAACG TGCTTTTACTGGAAAGTACTATAAGCTAAAAGACAATGGAAAGTATGCCTGTGTAGTATGTGGAGATGAGCTTTTTTCATCAGAAACCAAGTATCATTCTGGGTGTGGTTGGCCTGCATTCTGGGATGTTGTAGATAAAAGCAAAGTCACCTTCAAAAATGACTTATCTCATG GTCTTGCGAGGACAGAAGTTTCCTGTCGCAATTGTGGTGCCCATCTTGGCCACGTGTTTGACGATGGACCTAAACCAACAGGCAAGAGATATTGTATCAACTCAGCATCCCTGgagtttaagaaagaaaacatcaAAGAGGGCTCTTCtgaacaaaatgaaattaataaagataattttgatgGTTTGCCAAAATAA